In Takifugu flavidus isolate HTHZ2018 chromosome 13, ASM371156v2, whole genome shotgun sequence, the following are encoded in one genomic region:
- the tmem231 gene encoding transmembrane protein 231, whose product MAFYEVYSHPALLRYQTSVCTKATLFLLVVLCLTYISPLLVAYRSQGFWIKRATYEEQPVVRFQYQTLLVAATSIRGDFVAWSTFPHLNNMLASNLRIPSVSVREEDQNQDGKLDFLILNLQLPLQPEEQVYSVQLLLTFSYQLFRMSTVVMQSLAYLQHSSPVPGAKLFISGDLKLQQKTPLPHRGVYDIYNMSVIDGSSPFASAYDLENIIGRYRERNLTTVLSCPEPVWIIGPAAGSAFELNVKIRYPVEVISYRPGFWETIKFAWVQYVSVLIIFLWVFERVKRFVFQNQIVSTIPLPMTKPHQS is encoded by the exons ATGGCTTTTTATGAAGTTTATTCCCACCCGGCTCTGCTTCGCTACCAAACAAGTGTTTGCACGAAAGCTACGCTGTTCCTGTTGGTTGTTTTGTGCCTGACCTATATCTCCCCATTGTTGGTTGCTTACAGAAGCCAAG GTTTCTGGATAAAAAGAGCCACCTATGAGGAACAACCAGTTGTAAGGTTTCAGTACCAGACTCTGCTGGTTGCAGCTACCAGTATTCGGGGAGACTTTGTCGCTTGGAGCACGTTTCCACATCTGAACAACATGTTGGCTTCCAACCTTCGGATTCCTTCTGTCTCT gtcagagaggaggaccaGAACCAAGATGGGAAATTGGACTTTCTGATTCTTAATTTACAGCTTCCACTTCAACCCGAGGAACAAGTTTACAGTGTGCAGCTGCTACTTACCTTCAGCTACCAGCTCTTT CGGATGTCCACAGTGGTGATGCAGAGTCTGGCGTATCTGCAGCACTCTTCCCCTGTTCCTGGAGCAAAGCTCTTCATCAGTGGAGATCTCAAGCTCCAACAGAAGACGCCACTGCCCCACAGAGGAGTCTATGACATTTATAAT ATGTCGGTTATTGACGGATCCAGCCCCTTTGCAAGTGCGTATGACCTTGAAAACATTATCGGACGCTACCGTGAGAGAAACT TGACCACAGTGTTGTCATGCCCAGAACCAGTGTGGATTATAGGaccagctgctggttctgccTTTGAGCTGAATGTCAAGATCCGATACCCAGTCGAGGTCATAAG CTACCGTCCCGGCTTCTGGGAGACTATCAAATTTGCCTGGGTCCAGTATGTCAGCGTCCTCATCATTTTCCTCTGGGTCTTTGAGCGTGTGAAAAGATTTGTTTTCCAGAACCAAATTGTATCCACCATCCCTCTACCAATGACAAAACCTCATCAGTCATGA